TGATTGGTTTCAGTCTGGCGATACCTGCAGCCAGAAAGAGTGGTGTTGTTGGTAATGGTAAAAGTGAATATGCCAGTATCATCACCTGACTGCGCCAGCCTTTTTCCTGCATTTGATTACCAAGAAATTCGATGTCTTCTGTCTTTGCGCGTTTAAAAATTCTTCCGGCCAGGCGGGGAATGTATAATGTCAGGACATATCTTCCAAAAATAGAGCCGGCCACACCAATAAAGATAACAGCCCATATATTCAGATCAAAAAGAATCTGAAATGTGACCATTATTGTAAAAGCAGGTGGAAAAGGGAAGGGTACCACATCAAAAATAAAAGCTCCCAGAAAGACCAGGAAATAGTGATACCACATACAATTAATTGGAATAAATTAAATTACTCACAAACGAGACTTTAAATTAGTAAGATAAAGGTATGCAGAATTTTCGTTTAAAGGACAGTTCAAGTCAGATTCTACTGACCTCAACAATAGCTACTTTAGTCAAAAAATATTTTGTTAGTTTTTACAAATATCTTAGATTTATAACAAATAACAGCACATGGCGAACCTTGTACCCTTTTTTATAAGCACAGAGTGTGATATCTACTACAATCCCGAATACAAAATTGTGCAATCGCGCTGGAAGGGGATCTATGTAGAAGGTCATCGCCTCAAAGAAATATTTAACGAGTTGATCTACGCACTTGAATCGTATAAGTGTTCTACAATTATTGCTGATGCGAGGGAAATGCTGATCATTACTCAGAAAGATCGTCAATGGACGATAGACGATTGGTATCCACGTGCAGTAAAAGCAGGATTCAGAAATCAGGGACTGATATTGAGTAAAGACACATTTAATGAACTTACTGTAAAACAAATTTCGGCAAATTATGATAATGCAATTATTACAACAAAATATTTTACTTCGCCTTCACATGCTTTGGATTGGGTGAGGGAGATTGGGGGGGAAACTGTTGGGAAAATGAATAATGAAAAGTGAAAAGTGAAAAGTGAAAAAAATGCCCCGAGAGTCTATGATAACCTAAGTAGGAGACGCATTATTCATTATAAATTAAAAAAAGGTGGCTGCCCAAAATAAATTTAGTCTATTTACATTTGTTGTTATAATTTTTCTCGCTCTTTTAACTCTTTGGGTTCGGAAGTGTAGCAATTCGAATGATAATTTTAAAGAGCGGCCGATATCAGCACAAGTTGGTGATTGGAGACATCATAAATTAATTTTCACGAAACACGCCAGATGCAGAATGGAATGCAGGGATATTTCAGAATCAGAAATAGCGGATATACTGGTAACCGGAATTATTAATGAATCGAAAAGTAAAGAAGCAGATGCTGAAGCAAGCGGACAATGCCCGACATTTGCACTAGAAGGAAAAACAGATGATGGACAGAATGTGAGGATTGTTTTTGGAGCATGTGAAAAGATCACAAAAGTCATTACTGCAATTGATCTCGGGGCGGAGCATGAGTGTGATTGCAGATAGTTTTTATAATTAATTATTCATTTCTAATTATAACAAAGCAAGCGCCGGGATGTTCTGCGAAGACAAAATCATTTCTGTATTTCATTCCACATTTTTCTAAGACGCGGATGCTTGCAAGATTTTCTTTCATTGATCTTCCTGCAATTTCCTTGACTTTCAATTTGTGAAATCCAAAATCCAAGCATCCAATTCCGGCTTCTGTTGCGACACCTTGTCCCCAGAATATTTTGTGTAATCGGAATCCGAGATCAATTTCATTTAATTTCTCAACGAATTTTAGTCCACACCAGCCGATAAATGTATTGTCTGATTTTCGGATAACTGCCCATCTGCCAATAGGGGTGTTTGGATTGGAAGGAATAGAAGAGTAACTGTAATCGTTCACAAACTGTTGTGCTTCACGCAAGTCCCTGAAAGGTTTGTCGCCTGTGTATTTCACAACATCAGGATCATTGTTCAGGTTGAATAATTCAATTGCATCGTCCGCAATAAACTGTCTGAGAAACAATCGGTCGGTTTCAATAATTACATTCATAGAGAAAAGCAATGGACTTATCTATTCAGATTTTTATTGCTGCTGCCTTTTTTTTGTCGTAGCGGACAAAGAAATTGATCCAGATAATTCTGGACCACCGAAAAGTCAGAGGGCTGAGGAGTAGAATAGTGATGGCCATAAATCCAATAAAGAAGGCTGTGGACCAATCAAGGACCAATCCATAGAGTATGAACCACGTAATGAACCAGCCTGATGTTAGCGCATACGAAACGTACATGGCGCCGAAAAAATACCCGGGTTCTTTCTCATAGATCTCACCACAATGAGAG
The sequence above is drawn from the Bacteroidota bacterium genome and encodes:
- a CDS encoding DUF4258 domain-containing protein, whose product is MECRDISESEIADILVTGIINESKSKEADAEASGQCPTFALEGKTDDGQNVRIVFGACEKITKVITAIDLGAEHECDCR
- a CDS encoding GNAT family N-acetyltransferase, producing MNVIIETDRLFLRQFIADDAIELFNLNNDPDVVKYTGDKPFRDLREAQQFVNDYSYSSIPSNPNTPIGRWAVIRKSDNTFIGWCGLKFVEKLNEIDLGFRLHKIFWGQGVATEAGIGCLDFGFHKLKVKEIAGRSMKENLASIRVLEKCGMKYRNDFVFAEHPGACFVIIRNE
- a CDS encoding DUF983 domain-containing protein, which gives rise to MMLTEILYSMAANKCPRCHQGKVFTHNNPYRLQGGMLKMEKTCSHCGEIYEKEPGYFFGAMYVSYALTSGWFITWFILYGLVLDWSTAFFIGFMAITILLLSPLTFRWSRIIWINFFVRYDKKKAAAIKI